A section of the Cylindrospermum stagnale PCC 7417 genome encodes:
- the holA gene encoding DNA polymerase III subunit delta has product MSTYLYFGENEFFLTRTIKQLKTHTLDQQWANFNYTEYPPESKETIPQALSDIMTPPVGSGGRLVHLPNSTLLGVCSKEILLQLESILPKIPSTNTVLITNTHKPDARNKSVKLLLEYAQVKEFPLIPQWQTQALIQQARTIADEVGVTVTTDAYTVLIDYTGNNTRLIFTELEKLKTYALGKTVNGDMVKELVSESAANSLQLANAIRLGDIAQALEFVERLINCNEPALKITATLTTTFRTWLTVKQMIITGCQDDNTITQLADVKNPKRLYYIRQEVANCCANKLKNSLKMLLELELMLKSGVDEKLALQTQIIKLCS; this is encoded by the coding sequence ATGTCAACATATTTATACTTTGGTGAAAACGAATTCTTTCTAACTCGCACCATCAAACAACTAAAAACCCACACTCTAGATCAACAATGGGCAAACTTCAACTATACAGAATACCCCCCAGAATCTAAAGAAACCATTCCTCAAGCATTATCCGATATCATGACACCACCAGTTGGGAGTGGAGGAAGATTAGTACATTTGCCCAACAGCACATTACTGGGAGTTTGTTCAAAAGAAATTTTGTTGCAGTTGGAGTCCATTCTCCCCAAAATTCCCTCAACAAATACCGTCCTTATCACCAACACTCACAAACCTGACGCGAGAAATAAATCAGTCAAACTACTGCTGGAATACGCACAGGTAAAAGAATTTCCTCTCATTCCCCAATGGCAAACCCAAGCATTAATACAGCAAGCTCGTACTATAGCTGATGAAGTAGGTGTAACAGTCACCACCGATGCCTACACAGTATTGATTGATTACACAGGCAATAATACACGACTGATATTCACCGAACTAGAAAAGCTCAAAACCTATGCTTTGGGTAAAACAGTCAACGGGGATATGGTGAAAGAATTAGTGTCAGAAAGTGCAGCTAATAGTTTACAACTAGCCAACGCCATTCGCTTAGGTGACATTGCTCAAGCATTAGAATTTGTTGAACGCTTAATTAACTGTAACGAACCAGCTTTAAAGATTACCGCTACCCTGACTACTACCTTTCGCACTTGGCTAACAGTCAAACAGATGATCATCACCGGGTGTCAAGACGACAATACAATAACCCAACTTGCAGACGTGAAAAATCCCAAACGCTTGTATTACATCCGCCAAGAGGTTGCTAATTGTTGTGCAAACAAGCTGAAAAATAGTTTGAAAATGCTGTTGGAACTAGAGCTAATGCTCAAATCTGGTGTAGATGAAAAACTCGCCTTGCAAACTCAAATTATCAAACTTTGCTCGTAG
- a CDS encoding DEAD/DEAH box helicase: MVDFKKKLGLKSIEKKVNPVEIYDVLDRKSETGDLRPVQKEMLTDWWLNRRKDKDLILKLHTGQGKTLIGLLMLQSKLNENKEPCLYVCPNIYLLQQTCQEAEKFGISYVTLNHDNSLPEEFLSSEKILIVHVQKLFNGKSIFGIGGNFTKVNTILLDDSHACIDYINNSFKITVNNEHKIYTKLIQLFEDDLRKQGEGSFLEIQSGKYSTFLPVPYWSWEGKKSEVAEILSQHTEDKEVQFTWDLIKDSLENCQCFISGQKLEISPFISPIYQFGTFNKAKHKILMSATTQNDSFFIKGLGLDAKAVKNPLVYNNEKWSGEKMILIPSLIHSSLDRTSIINRFAKKDPKRTVGIVVITPSFPKANTYKQCGSIVTDTDNIFEEINKLKDNHYSNTIVLANRYDGIDLPDNSCRILIIDSIPYASSLTEKYEEECRSNSEQINIKIAQKIEQGLGRSVRGEKDYSVILIIGYDLVKFIKSINSNKFFSEQTRKQIEIGIEVGKFAEEELGEKKQQPLDVVMNLINQCLKRDEGWKEFYKEKMDEDATITSSNGKDFIEILELEKKAEDSLHINELENAITCIQKIIDSFCQEDSTEKGWYLQILARYQYRISKLESNKTQKSAFKNNNNLLKPKEGINYKKLQYISENRIKRIKEWTSLNANYEELMMNIDDILESLSFGQPAKKFEKALQDLGSAIGFLSQRPEREFMKGADNLWCGEDSQYFIFECKSEVEDSRDEIFKTETGQMNNHCGWFEDTYKTEKVKRILIIPTKKVSNEGNFTHQVEIMRKGKLKLLRDNVRSFFKEFKDYKIQDISDEKIQQWLVTHKLDISSLLKEYSEPYYQKK; encoded by the coding sequence ATGGTTGACTTCAAAAAGAAATTAGGACTTAAATCAATTGAGAAAAAAGTAAATCCAGTTGAGATTTATGATGTGTTAGATAGAAAAAGTGAAACTGGCGATCTTCGTCCAGTACAGAAAGAAATGCTTACAGATTGGTGGCTGAATCGAAGAAAAGACAAGGACTTGATCTTAAAACTACATACTGGACAAGGAAAAACTTTAATTGGATTATTAATGCTTCAATCAAAATTAAATGAAAACAAAGAACCATGTTTATATGTCTGTCCCAATATATATTTACTACAGCAAACTTGCCAAGAAGCAGAGAAGTTTGGAATCAGCTATGTAACTCTTAATCATGATAACTCTCTTCCAGAGGAGTTTTTAAGTTCAGAGAAAATATTAATAGTTCATGTTCAAAAACTTTTTAATGGTAAATCCATTTTTGGCATAGGTGGTAACTTTACTAAAGTTAATACAATTTTATTAGATGATTCTCATGCTTGTATAGACTACATAAATAACTCTTTTAAAATAACAGTAAATAACGAGCATAAAATTTATACAAAACTAATTCAGTTATTTGAAGATGATTTAAGAAAACAAGGTGAAGGTAGTTTTTTAGAAATTCAAAGTGGTAAATACAGTACATTTCTCCCAGTGCCTTATTGGAGTTGGGAAGGTAAAAAATCAGAAGTTGCCGAAATTTTATCACAACACACTGAAGATAAAGAAGTACAATTTACTTGGGATTTAATTAAGGATAGTCTTGAGAATTGTCAATGTTTTATAAGTGGGCAAAAATTAGAAATTTCACCTTTTATAAGCCCCATATATCAATTTGGCACTTTTAATAAAGCTAAACATAAAATTTTAATGTCAGCAACTACTCAAAATGATTCGTTTTTTATAAAAGGACTCGGTTTGGATGCGAAAGCAGTTAAAAACCCTCTCGTTTACAACAATGAGAAATGGTCTGGTGAAAAAATGATATTGATCCCTTCATTAATTCACAGCAGTTTAGACAGAACATCTATTATAAATAGATTTGCCAAAAAAGACCCTAAACGTACCGTAGGGATAGTCGTAATAACTCCCAGTTTTCCAAAAGCTAATACATACAAACAATGTGGTTCTATTGTAACAGATACAGATAATATTTTTGAAGAAATTAATAAATTGAAAGATAATCATTACAGTAATACTATTGTTCTTGCAAATAGGTATGATGGCATAGACCTTCCTGATAATTCTTGTCGTATTTTGATAATAGATTCAATACCGTATGCAAGTTCACTAACAGAAAAATATGAAGAAGAATGCAGATCAAATAGTGAGCAGATAAATATTAAAATTGCTCAAAAAATAGAACAGGGATTAGGTAGAAGTGTAAGAGGGGAGAAAGATTATAGTGTCATCTTAATCATTGGATACGATTTGGTGAAATTTATTAAAAGTATTAATTCAAATAAATTTTTCTCGGAACAAACAAGAAAACAAATAGAAATAGGAATTGAGGTTGGGAAGTTTGCGGAGGAAGAATTAGGAGAAAAAAAACAACAACCTTTAGATGTTGTAATGAATTTAATCAATCAATGTTTAAAAAGAGATGAAGGATGGAAAGAATTCTACAAAGAAAAAATGGATGAAGATGCTACTATTACATCTAGTAATGGTAAAGATTTTATAGAAATATTAGAATTGGAAAAAAAAGCAGAAGATTCCTTGCATATCAATGAGCTAGAAAATGCAATAACTTGTATTCAAAAAATAATTGATTCCTTCTGTCAAGAAGATTCAACGGAAAAGGGTTGGTATCTACAAATTTTAGCTCGTTATCAATATCGAATTAGTAAATTAGAATCTAACAAAACACAAAAAAGTGCATTTAAAAATAATAATAATCTTTTGAAACCAAAAGAAGGTATTAATTATAAGAAACTGCAATATATAAGTGAAAATAGAATTAAAAGGATAAAGGAATGGACATCTTTAAATGCAAATTATGAAGAACTTATGATGAATATAGATGATATTCTTGAAAGTTTGAGTTTTGGACAACCTGCGAAGAAGTTTGAAAAAGCTCTTCAAGATTTGGGTAGCGCAATTGGTTTTCTTAGCCAAAGACCAGAGAGAGAATTTATGAAGGGAGCAGATAACCTTTGGTGTGGTGAAGATAGCCAGTATTTTATTTTTGAATGTAAGAGTGAAGTTGAAGACTCACGAGATGAAATATTTAAAACTGAAACTGGTCAAATGAATAATCATTGTGGGTGGTTTGAAGATACATACAAAACAGAAAAAGTAAAAAGAATATTAATTATCCCTACTAAAAAGGTTTCTAATGAAGGGAACTTTACTCATCAAGTTGAAATAATGAGAAAAGGTAAGCTTAAACTCTTAAGAGATAATGTTAGGTCTTTTTTCAAGGAATTTAAGGATTATAAAATTCAAGATATTAGTGATGAAAAAATTCAGCAATGGTTAGTTACTCACAAACTTGACATATCTTCTTTACTAAAGGAATATAGTGAGCCATACTATCAGAAAAAATAA
- a CDS encoding DNA polymerase domain-containing protein — MSINYNHRHFVSKSDNQITVAEDKLNIFYTDDTVYQSWQPLQTIKPYNALKQMVIDIETSGLIPSKDRIFAIGCMNELGEYFVFMDENESKLLCQFISYFQSISPDVVLTYNGTDFDFPFIITRCLINNISHPFTISNQSRIIKTAQVFGKPMNISEIFISTSQHIDVYICVLRWDFVNKALHQHSLKSAVIEMGLRESARLVLTPQEIQNCWGEGAGSQGWETIRKYLIFDLEDTKLIADKLVPSYYYESLIVPGMNLQQLSLTGNGTKWQRVLERQYPGYKPTADLKLKFEGGLVISVPGLHKHIAKIDVSSLYPSIMLKYGICSRKDTRRVGLSILDYLTRERLRLKELGKAGDLAAKQAEAALKVLINSLFGFYGTSGVGFNDMEAAALVTAYGRRILRFMIDVIEKAGGIQVESDTDGVFFSHTEPLLIFEKLQNALPTGIKIELEILAKAMFVPSRGAKNYIIWHEDGKITTKGSWRKRNRSRLEKEFPLNYLTRYLLSKAKAEQYYQELTKVIRSGDFPVEQLQVTRKIKKGEKALLVLGNTGDVVTFYQGILGLTNSEAYSSGYYLELIAKKRDELLSVVEPQGDVGKQLSLF, encoded by the coding sequence ATGAGCATTAATTACAATCATCGTCATTTTGTCAGCAAAAGCGATAATCAAATTACTGTTGCCGAAGATAAGTTAAACATTTTCTACACAGATGATACTGTTTATCAATCCTGGCAGCCTTTACAGACTATTAAACCTTACAATGCCCTGAAGCAAATGGTTATTGACATTGAAACTTCAGGGCTGATTCCTAGTAAAGATAGAATTTTCGCTATTGGTTGTATGAATGAATTGGGCGAGTATTTTGTATTTATGGATGAAAATGAATCAAAATTACTCTGCCAATTTATTTCCTATTTTCAGTCTATTTCTCCTGATGTAGTTCTCACATACAACGGTACAGATTTTGATTTTCCATTTATCATTACTAGATGCCTAATCAATAACATATCTCACCCATTTACTATCTCTAATCAATCGAGAATTATCAAGACGGCACAGGTATTTGGCAAGCCTATGAATATTTCGGAAATATTCATCAGCACCAGCCAACATATTGATGTGTATATTTGCGTCTTGAGATGGGATTTTGTCAATAAAGCATTACATCAACATTCCCTAAAAAGTGCAGTCATAGAAATGGGATTGCGAGAATCTGCTAGATTAGTTTTAACACCCCAAGAAATTCAAAATTGTTGGGGTGAAGGTGCAGGTTCTCAAGGATGGGAAACAATCAGAAAATACCTAATTTTTGACTTAGAAGATACGAAATTAATTGCTGATAAATTAGTTCCTTCCTATTACTATGAATCGCTGATAGTACCAGGTATGAATTTACAACAACTATCGCTCACTGGTAATGGTACTAAATGGCAGCGAGTTTTAGAAAGACAATATCCAGGTTACAAACCAACAGCTGATCTGAAGTTGAAATTTGAGGGGGGACTGGTAATTTCAGTACCAGGTTTACACAAACACATTGCCAAAATTGACGTTTCCAGTCTGTATCCCAGCATTATGCTTAAATATGGTATTTGCTCCCGCAAGGATACGCGACGAGTGGGGTTAAGTATTCTCGACTATCTCACCAGGGAACGACTCAGACTCAAAGAATTAGGAAAAGCTGGAGATTTAGCAGCTAAACAAGCTGAAGCTGCTCTCAAAGTGTTAATCAACTCGTTGTTTGGCTTTTATGGGACTTCTGGTGTTGGTTTTAACGATATGGAAGCTGCTGCACTGGTTACAGCTTATGGTAGACGTATTCTGCGATTCATGATTGATGTGATTGAAAAAGCGGGAGGTATCCAGGTTGAAAGTGATACTGATGGTGTGTTCTTCTCCCACACTGAACCACTGCTGATATTTGAAAAGCTGCAAAATGCTTTACCTACTGGTATCAAAATAGAGTTGGAAATTCTTGCTAAAGCGATGTTTGTTCCCTCTAGAGGAGCTAAAAACTATATTATCTGGCATGAAGATGGTAAAATTACTACTAAGGGTTCATGGCGGAAAAGAAACCGTTCTCGTCTAGAAAAGGAGTTTCCTTTGAACTACTTGACACGATATCTTCTGTCAAAAGCTAAGGCAGAACAATATTACCAGGAATTAACAAAGGTTATTCGTTCTGGTGATTTTCCTGTGGAACAGTTACAGGTTACTCGCAAAATTAAGAAAGGTGAAAAGGCTCTTCTGGTTCTGGGTAATACTGGGGATGTTGTGACGTTTTATCAAGGAATTTTGGGACTGACTAATTCTGAAGCCTATTCTAGTGGGTATTATTTGGAGTTGATCGCTAAAAAACGAGATGAGTTACTTTCGGTTGTTGAGCCTCAAGGTGATGTGGGAAAGCAGTTGAGTCTGTTTTGA
- the dnaN gene encoding DNA polymerase III subunit beta codes for MKFAISQKDLTDTLYLVSSAVPNKPHHPILNNILLIADKQEQHILVTAFDFSLGIRVQCKSKIEIEGKVALPAKLFTQVISSLPKQEITLEIVDNAAIITHSSGKCRIQTVNPQEFPSLPEIEGKNITLPAIKLLQALEATLFAASHDENKQVLAGVHFQFTKSSWEAAATDGHRLAVASGTIEIDKQLTENAQSEAGLDAVEITIPQQTLTELQKILGTVGDNSECTISITNGIAVFTLPNIQITTRLLEGDYPKYSSLIPQQFQYQFTIDRKLFDNAIKRVGIVADQRNKIVKITCDYKHQQATLSTDSSDIGGAVESLNIKPQGDYQQKLVIAFNIKYVDQALKFIPTNEVLINVNQPTTPVIITPVDGILNQLILVMPVELIGNSEVIADVDVAADEDVMEETVNEENSELAANPSLPKTVGKTMVNPIPPANSTPKARGRKKKVAAA; via the coding sequence ATGAAATTCGCAATTTCTCAAAAAGACCTCACTGATACACTTTATTTGGTTAGTTCCGCTGTACCGAACAAACCTCATCACCCCATCCTCAACAATATATTGTTGATTGCAGATAAACAGGAACAACACATTTTAGTTACTGCTTTTGATTTTAGTTTAGGTATTAGAGTCCAATGCAAATCTAAAATAGAGATAGAAGGTAAAGTTGCCTTACCTGCCAAATTATTCACCCAAGTTATTTCTAGTCTTCCCAAACAAGAGATTACCCTGGAGATTGTAGATAATGCCGCCATTATCACTCACTCCTCTGGTAAATGTCGTATTCAAACAGTTAATCCTCAAGAGTTTCCATCACTGCCAGAAATTGAAGGCAAGAATATTACACTACCAGCAATCAAGTTGTTACAAGCATTAGAAGCAACATTATTTGCTGCTAGTCATGATGAAAATAAGCAAGTTTTAGCTGGAGTACATTTCCAGTTTACTAAAAGCAGTTGGGAAGCAGCAGCAACAGATGGACATCGGTTAGCAGTTGCTTCTGGCACGATAGAAATAGATAAACAATTGACAGAAAATGCACAAAGTGAGGCTGGGTTAGATGCAGTAGAAATCACAATTCCTCAGCAAACACTAACAGAATTACAAAAGATTTTAGGTACTGTAGGAGATAACAGCGAATGTACTATTAGCATTACCAATGGCATTGCGGTGTTTACATTACCCAATATCCAAATTACTACCAGATTATTAGAAGGAGATTATCCCAAATATTCATCTCTAATTCCCCAACAGTTCCAATATCAATTTACTATTGACAGAAAATTGTTTGATAATGCCATAAAACGGGTAGGAATTGTTGCCGACCAAAGGAATAAGATTGTCAAGATTACCTGCGACTACAAGCATCAACAAGCAACATTATCTACAGACTCTTCAGATATAGGTGGTGCTGTGGAATCTTTAAACATTAAGCCACAAGGTGATTATCAGCAAAAATTAGTGATTGCTTTCAATATCAAATATGTGGATCAGGCTCTTAAATTCATACCCACAAATGAGGTATTGATTAATGTCAACCAACCAACAACTCCTGTAATTATTACTCCTGTTGACGGCATTCTCAATCAATTAATTCTGGTGATGCCAGTTGAACTTATTGGTAATAGTGAGGTAATTGCTGATGTGGATGTAGCTGCTGATGAAGATGTCATGGAAGAAACTGTTAATGAGGAAAATAGTGAATTAGCAGCAAATCCTTCTTTACCTAAAACCGTAGGGAAAACTATGGTCAATCCGATACCTCCTGCAAATTCTACTCCTAAAGCTAGAGGCAGAAAAAAGAAAGTCGCAGCTGCATAG
- a CDS encoding DNA polymerase III subunit gamma/tau — MAYQPLHLKYRPQSFTELVGQRAIATTLTNAITSQRIAPAYLFTGPRGTGKTSSARILAKSLNCQHGDFPTPTPCGQCNSCTGISKGLSLDVVEIDAASNSGVENIRQIIDRTHIIPVNSRYKVFVLDEVHSLSSQGFQALLKTLEEPPKNVVFILCTTEIHKVPATIISRCQRFDFKRIGVEDMVQHLNHIVTEELINITPEALRLVAQISSGCLRDSQCLLDQLSLLNITIDQNWVWEMVGNVPEYKLLTMVERIAENDSNSIITIIRNLLEWGKEPLVILQNLTSFYRDMLIAKTSPSSKEMVMLTEDTWQQLCQISKDWETTTILAAQQHLRQCEVQVKLSTQPQLWLEVGILGLLPATNSTNSSQFVPIAEDPPWTNWKTPADAIAWGQQKLPNMSLESLQEHWNSLIPVNGKKAPIWVETVQQLSSSR; from the coding sequence ATGGCATATCAACCACTTCACCTTAAATATCGCCCTCAGTCTTTTACTGAACTTGTCGGTCAACGTGCGATCGCTACTACTCTAACCAATGCTATCACATCCCAAAGAATTGCCCCGGCGTACCTATTCACTGGCCCTAGAGGTACGGGTAAAACTTCCAGCGCACGCATCCTGGCCAAATCTCTCAACTGTCAACATGGTGATTTTCCTACCCCCACACCCTGCGGCCAGTGCAATTCGTGTACCGGCATCTCCAAAGGCTTATCCCTAGATGTGGTAGAAATAGATGCTGCTAGTAACTCTGGTGTTGAAAATATCAGACAAATTATTGACCGCACCCACATCATACCTGTCAACAGCCGCTACAAGGTGTTTGTTTTGGATGAAGTGCATAGCCTCAGTTCACAAGGATTTCAAGCTTTACTCAAAACTTTGGAAGAACCACCAAAAAATGTAGTGTTTATCCTCTGCACCACAGAAATTCACAAAGTTCCTGCGACGATTATTTCTCGTTGTCAAAGGTTCGATTTCAAGAGAATTGGTGTGGAGGATATGGTACAACATCTTAACCACATTGTTACTGAGGAATTAATTAATATTACCCCAGAAGCACTACGCCTAGTCGCACAAATATCTTCTGGTTGTTTGCGGGATAGTCAATGTTTGCTGGATCAATTGAGTTTACTAAATATCACCATTGACCAAAATTGGGTGTGGGAAATGGTGGGAAATGTACCTGAATATAAATTGCTGACAATGGTGGAGAGAATTGCTGAAAATGACAGTAATTCAATAATTACTATTATTCGCAATTTATTGGAATGGGGTAAGGAACCTTTAGTAATTCTGCAAAATCTCACTAGCTTTTATCGAGATATGTTGATTGCTAAAACATCTCCTAGCAGTAAAGAAATGGTGATGCTAACTGAAGATACTTGGCAACAATTGTGCCAAATATCTAAAGATTGGGAGACTACAACTATTTTGGCAGCACAGCAACACCTGAGACAATGTGAAGTGCAGGTAAAATTATCTACTCAACCGCAGTTATGGTTAGAGGTTGGTATTTTAGGTTTACTACCTGCTACTAACTCCACAAATTCGAGTCAATTTGTTCCCATTGCTGAAGATCCACCTTGGACGAATTGGAAGACACCTGCTGATGCGATCGCTTGGGGGCAACAGAAATTACCAAATATGAGTCTTGAATCCCTGCAAGAACATTGGAATTCTTTGATTCCAGTCAATGGTAAGAAAGCTCCTATTTGGGTAGAAACGGTACAACAGTTATCATCTTCTCGATAA